The window TTGCCCCTGGTGTACGGTCACTTTTGCCCCTGGTCATTTCTGCACCTACGGTCACTTTTGCCCCTGGTTCCTCAGTTACATTTTTTAAAAAATAAATGTTCCCTTTTCCAGTTCTTTTTTTTATTTCAATCAAATTTTTTTCTTCAAGGCTTCTTAAATATTTAGTCAAAGTTTTTCTACTCCCTATTCCAGTAACTTTCATAAGAAGTTCTAATCCTGGAAAGCATTTTCCATCATTATCAGCATATCTCACTAAAGCCATATATATTAATTTTTCATATGCTTCCAAGTCTTCTCTATCAATCAAAGAATTTTCAATCCAAAACCAATTTTTAGTTCTTATATCTCTCATCATTTATTCCTCCCGTGTGTTTTGAAATGTTGCAATTTGTTCCTAGTTGTGTTATAATATAGTTACTACAATTTCTGAATGATTTTAACAAGTCATTCGACATCGGGCTATCTAGTCCGATTTTTTATTGAAATAATTCCATTTGTTTCACTTTCTCTTTGACATTGATAACTTTTTCTAAAGCTAAGTTATACATGTCTTTTTTTATTTCAAAGCCGTAAGAATGTCTTTTGAGCTCTTTTGCAGCTCTCAAAGTTGTTCCACTTCCAGCAACTGGGTCGATGACAACATCGTTTTCATCAGTAAAAATTTCAATCAACTTTTTCAAAACTCTTACTGGTTTTTGTGTCGGATGTATTTTATTTACTTTTTCAGGATTATCTCTCTGCCATTCAAACCAGTTTAATATCATTTTTTTATTGTTATTGAATTTTGGCAATTTTTCCCTGTAAAGAACGAGGACATATTCAGTAGCTCCAACTATTTTCATGTTAGCTTTTAAAACTTGTGGGCTACTATTTTTAATAAAGATTAACGGTATATGATTATTGAATCCGTATTTTTTCCCATATTCTATTACCATTTGCATTTGCTGGAATGCACAAAATACAATCATACAAGGGGACTTTCCTTTTTCTTTTGGCTCTTTTATAAGCATTTTCGAACAGAAGTGCATAAATTCTGCTATTTTGAAATTGTGATCTGTATCAAAAAATGCTTTCCCTGCCTTGTTGCTTTCTCCATTTTTATTGTCTCCATCAACATACCATTCAGGACTGCTGCCTTACCATTAGGCTAACTGTCCATAACAACTGGCACAAGTTAAAAAGAAATCAGAATCAAACAATAAAAATTTTATAGGAGTCTGTGCCAGCAAGTTTTTAACGACTTTAACTTCTGTCGTGATGTTATAGCTCTCCAATGCTCCCTTTCCGTTTTATCGTAAACGGTTGTCGAATTGTAAACGCTCCACTTGTTTTCATTTTAAAAATAGAAAATTAGGATTTAAAATTAAAAGTTTTAACGAGTTACTTCTCTCACATCTGTTACTTAAATTTTTTAGATTTCTTGCATTAGTTCAAGAAAAAGAGCATTAAAAAATTAGAAACTAGCTATTGTTTCTTCAGTTTCTCTTATTGCTTTTTTGTCATTATTTTTTATAGCTAGCCTTAGTCCCCAGCTTGATGTATATAAAGAACTTTTCTCAACTATTTTATTCCAAGTCAAATCTTTATCTATCATCTTTTTTCTTATATCCTTGTATTTATTCATTTTTTTCACCTCAAAAATAATATACCATATTTCTTGCATTAATGCAAGAAGAAATAAAATAAAAAAAGACTCCTTGTGAGTCTTTTTTCAAACATTATATTTTTTGCACAGAAAGTTATAATATTTAATTTCTATAAAATATTTTGTGAAATTTGAGATTATAATTATTAAAATAAAAAAAATTATAAAATTTTCATAATTATTTATTTCTGAAATATATTTTTCATATAAAAAATACATAGGAATATGGAGAATATATATAGAAAAACTTAGACTTCCTAGATATACAAAAAAATTATTCCCTAAAAAACTACTTACAATGCCATCATCTAAAATTAAAAATACTATTAAAGGAAAAAAACTCAAAGTAACCAAAGTAGAAACATACGGAATTTTAACGTTATATTGGTTAAATAAACTCAAAAAAATAAAATATAAAACAACAATATAAGAATAATATTTTTTTGATTTTAATTTTTTAACCTGTTTTGACAGTTCCATTCCAAATACAAATGTTGCAATATGCATTAATGGAAAATAATTAATAGCATGATGTATAAAGTCTATATTAGAATAATTTATAAAAGAAATATACACATAATATGTATAAAAATTTAATAAAATTGCAATAGAAAAAAACATTTTTGGATATTTTTCTTGAATTTTTTTTAAAAACGGAAATATTATTATTAAAAAACTAAATGTTGATAAATACCATGCAGATGAATTATAATTTAATGCTTTTCCAAAAACCCAGGACTGAATCAAAAATATATGATATATCATTTTTCCGCTAAGTTTAAACAATAATATCAACGAAAAAATGTATAAAGGATAAAATTTAAAAAGCCTTGTTAAATAAAATTTTTTTATATTAATTTCTCTTTTCGAATATGAATATGATAATAAAAAACCTGAAAGCAGAAAAAAGAAATAGACCCATATAGGACCATTCTTAAATATAACTGGAATATTATTATCAAATTTAACCACATGAAAAAAAAGAACACTGAAAGCACCAATAAATCTAAATATTTCAAATTGACTATATTTTTTCATAAAAACTCCTTTTTTATAATTTAATTTATATTTTTAGAAAAATTTTTATAAAAAAAGTATGTTTGATATTCAAATGAATTATTCCAATAACCCCAATCATGACTGCCAAATCTTTCAATATAATCATGTTTTATATCTAAACTTATTAATTTGCTATGTAATTCTCTATTCATTTCAATAAAAAAGTCAGAGACTCCACAATCTATAATTATATTAAAATTTTTGTCTTTAGCAAAATATGCTATATCTTTTATATTGTATTTTTTCCAGTTTCCATTCATTACTTTTTTTATCTCATAATTTTTTTTAATCTTTTCAGGATTTACTCCACCACTCATACTTCCTATATTTCCAAAAATATCAGGATTTTTTATACCAATATACAAAGCTCCATAGCCCCCCATACTAAATCCTGTTATTGCCCTTTGTTTCTTATCTTTTTTAGTTGAATAGTTAGTGTCAATATAATTTACAAGTTCTTTTGAAATAAAAGTTGTATATTTAGAATCCTCTTTTATTTCGCTGTCTATATACCAACTATTATTATCTCCGTCTGGAGAAATATAAATAATACTGTATTTATCAGAAAGTTGTCCAATAGATGTATTATCCGAAAAAGATCTATTTGTAGCTGTCCAACCATGTAATGTATATATTGTACTATAACTTTTGTCTTTAGAATACCCATTAGGTAAAATTACAGTCACTGGAATATCTTTTTTCATTGACTCACTGTAAACTTTAACTTCTTTCTCAATAAAAGAAAAACTTGAAAACGAACAAATAAACAAAAAAATAGTTATTAATTTTTTCAAATCTAATCAACTCCTTTAAATTTTTAATATATTATACCTCATTTGAAAGAAATTTCAAAGAAAAAAGAGCCATTAGGCTCTTTGCAAATTTAAATTATTTATTCTAAAGTTAGTTTCTCTTTTTATCTGTTGTAATAATATTTTTTTTCTATTTTTTCTATTTTTTTTAATTTTTAAACACAAATCATACATATCTTTCGTTATTTCATCTTTTGCACCTTCGAACATAAAATACAAATATTGAGGTTTAAATATTATACTCGCCAATTCATATTTTGTATTTTCTGTAAATTGATTCAGAACAGTTAATTCTCTTATACGTTCTTCTTTATTTTTTTTAAAATCAATCGACAACATATAGCAAACTAACATTATAAGAGGCTCCCATAAAACAAACGCAATCAAAAAAGAAATTAAATCAAATTTTTTTATTTTATAAACTTTTTTTATAACAAAAAATTTTCCTATTTTTCCTAAAACAAAAGAAAATAAAAAAATAATTATTCCTGTTAATATCATCGCTTTTTAGCTCCTTTTTTATTTGGATATGGCATAAAACCAAAATCAAAGAAAACGAATGTATATAAAGATATTGTTATAACATAAGCTATAATTTGCCATACCTCTTTTGAAAGTTTTGTTAGTTGTATTATACCTACAATTTGCAATATTGTCAACAATAAGATTGACATCATTGGGTATACGAATCCTATTTTTGTATAAATACTTTCTTCATATTTTTTGTCCCTAAATTTTTCAATAAAATTAACACCAAAACTGATAAAAGTGATTAAAAGTGATGTTATAAAAACATCTATATTTTCATATTTTAAACAAATTATACAGATATTTATAACATACAACGCCCCTTTGAACGCTTTTATATAGAAGATTCCATCGTTTTTTTTACTTATTCTTTTATGCCACTTAATGATTTGCTGCTCTTCATTTTTTTTGTTAACTTTTTCATACTCTTTTTCTTTTTTGCCCATAAATTCTCCTTCTAATTTTTCGACCAAACTACAGTTTTATTTTCCCTATTTTTCTTCAAAATTATATAATTCTCTCCTTTTATATCATTTTTCTATTTCTCATACTTATTACCATGCTGACTGTTCCTTTGCATGATAATGTTTCCACTTCTCTGTTTTCAACTTTTATGTCGCTATATGCTGCATTATATGATCTCAAAAATAAATTTCCTGTTCCTGGTTCAAAATACACAATTTTCAGATATTTCTTATCTTCATAAAATATTAGTGCTTCTTTCCCGTTTAATGTTCTTATATCCTGATTAGACACATCCACAACTATTATGTCCCCGTGATGATAGTAAGGCTCCATACTGTCGCCTTTTACTCTTGTGGCAAAGTCACTTTTCTTAACATTACCATTAAGTTTTGGAATATTTATATACTCGATGTTGCTTTCTTCAGATTCTATAAGCCCATTTCCAGCTGAAGCCATTCCGTAAAGCGGTATTGTCACAAAACTTTCAAATTTTTCATCTGTTACGTTTGAAGGTTCT of the Leptotrichia sp. oral taxon 215 str. W9775 genome contains:
- a CDS encoding S24 family peptidase, whose product is MEDKEKLRKIIGDTRKEKNIARDKVSELLKRKGVDYAESSLLRYENGQIKTIRAEVIKGLSEILGLNVVEMYKLAGLIEEKDFPKKGNAEPSNVTDEKFESFVTIPLYGMASAGNGLIESEESNIEYINIPKLNGNVKKSDFATRVKGDSMEPYYHHGDIIVVDVSNQDIRTLNGKEALIFYEDKKYLKIVYFEPGTGNLFLRSYNAAYSDIKVENREVETLSCKGTVSMVISMRNRKMI
- a CDS encoding alpha/beta hydrolase family protein is translated as MKKLITIFLFICSFSSFSFIEKEVKVYSESMKKDIPVTVILPNGYSKDKSYSTIYTLHGWTATNRSFSDNTSIGQLSDKYSIIYISPDGDNNSWYIDSEIKEDSKYTTFISKELVNYIDTNYSTKKDKKQRAITGFSMGGYGALYIGIKNPDIFGNIGSMSGGVNPEKIKKNYEIKKVMNGNWKKYNIKDIAYFAKDKNFNIIIDCGVSDFFIEMNRELHSKLISLDIKHDYIERFGSHDWGYWNNSFEYQTYFFYKNFSKNIN
- a CDS encoding acyltransferase, which produces MKKYSQFEIFRFIGAFSVLFFHVVKFDNNIPVIFKNGPIWVYFFFLLSGFLLSYSYSKREINIKKFYLTRLFKFYPLYIFSLILLFKLSGKMIYHIFLIQSWVFGKALNYNSSAWYLSTFSFLIIIFPFLKKIQEKYPKMFFSIAILLNFYTYYVYISFINYSNIDFIHHAINYFPLMHIATFVFGMELSKQVKKLKSKKYYSYIVVLYFIFLSLFNQYNVKIPYVSTLVTLSFFPLIVFLILDDGIVSSFLGNNFFVYLGSLSFSIYILHIPMYFLYEKYISEINNYENFIIFFILIIIISNFTKYFIEIKYYNFLCKKYNV
- a CDS encoding helix-turn-helix domain-containing protein, which encodes MRDIRTKNWFWIENSLIDREDLEAYEKLIYMALVRYADNDGKCFPGLELLMKVTGIGSRKTLTKYLRSLEEKNLIEIKKRTGKGNIYFLKNVTEEPGAKVTVGAEMTRGKSDRTPGA